The stretch of DNA CCCCGGCCAGGCCCCAACCCATTTGATCTTCTTTGGTAAATTCCAAGCAAAAGGAATTAATGCATGGGTGCAACACCGGAACtttccttaaattttttttgtttttgttttgtcgTTATCAACCGAGTCTGTTGGTGGTGTTTAATCCTTTTGGAATTTTCCTCGTGCAGAAGCAGAAAGAGGGTTTGGCTATGCAGTTGAAGCTGAGGCCTCGGCAAGTTGAGGTGTGGTTTCAGAATCGTAGGGCCAGGTATTGTACCTTAAATATGCTAAGGGAGATAGATATTCAATGCATGTTGTGGTTCTCTCGTTGGTGGTTGGTTACAGATAATCTGAATCTGATTCGAACccctatatataaattgtactctctatatataaagtagaaaGCGATCGGCCCTTTAGAGGATAAGATTTTCTCGAATAACAATGATACGGTACTAATTGTATCATGTTGATTATTCTAAGGTTGATTTGGTCATTTAACTTGGACATTGTATATACTACTGCGTATTTACTTTTCAGTATCGAGGTGAATGCTCTCTGTagaaaaatattagatatatacagTAATAAAGTGGGTAAATATTAcatacttttattaaaataaataaataaatatgaaactggtacaaaaaaaattatttttttaataatagagttTACTATTTTCAAATAGAGTGTGCGGCGCTATACTAATCTTttactgtatctaacattactctttatctACACATGTATAATTGTGTGTGCTTAATTGTGTGTATAATCACGTTAAtgtttgtgtatatattataatattattatatttagcagttttatagagtttttatTTTCCCTTCAAATATGCCTACGTGGCTACGTGCAAGGAAATAATAAACAGTTTTGGAAGAATAATTAAATCGATCAAGAAATAGTACTAGGAATCGTACAAACTTTTGGAGAAAGACATCATCCTTGTTTAAAGCTAGTAGCTAAGGTACGTACTTATAGTAGTGATATCATTTTCAGAAAACAGTTGGATGTATGGTTGGgaacatataatttattagttattgtAAGACAATATGGTAGCATAgtgtagttatatatatatatatatatgggcatGCAATTATGCATATGTCTACTTACAGAATATGGAGTACTACAGCTTGGTGGGTTTGAagtctaataataatataaaccTGCCAGTTTAATTCAATAGAAAAGCTAGCTAGGACATGACAATTAGCTGAGCAAAATTATGAGCAACTAATGATGTGGTTGTGTCATGAGCTCAGCTTTGTGCACCCAACATAATGATATTGGTTGTCTGAAGTGTAACGTCGACAGCGATAGCTGCATGATATTTATTGTGAGGATGATCAGGACACAGATCAGGTCCCttgaagctagctagctagctagctagcatgcgtTCTTCCTCCTCGTGTGCTAAATATCAATGCAACTTtgactcattatatatatatgtactttcGAGTGGCCATGCAATCAACAGCTAGCGACTGATCTTTTCCTTAAACTGTGCAGAAATAATTAACAACGTATGTTGTGTTTTCTACTAATTTgtaattatctttattttgttgCTAATTAACAACATGATGATGCATTGATCCTTCTCCCCGGCGGtcgagctagctagctcatgGGATCATgcagctattatatatataacgatGTTACTGCAATAATTGACATTTGACACAGGAGCAAGCTGAAGCAGACAGAGATGGAATGCGAGAATTTGAAGAGATGGTTTGGATCACTGACCGAACAAAACCGAAGACTCCGGAGAGAGGTGGAGGAGCTACGGGCATTGAAAGTTGGCCCGCCCACCGTCATCTCCCCCCACATGAGTTCGAAGCCCCTCCTAGCATCCACTCTCACCATGTGTCCCCGTTGTGAGCGTGTGACCACCACCTCCATGATCAACAAGAGTCCCACCAAGAACGTCATCATGACCACCAGTACCTCCGCCCCCACGTTGTCCACTAAAGTGGTACTGGTGCCACCTCTTCGACCTCGACATTAATCTTCGGCAGGTTGTTAATTAGGGAGACACAACTATTAATTATATCCTAGctatcataattaattaatgacccACTTAAGATGATATAGAAATCTAACAGATTTAACATATATTATgttcatagaaaaaaaaaatgtcattcagTGATTAATTAACTAGATTATTCGGATGATGTTGTTTATTAGTATCAATTAATCTATGTAGATACTTAATTCTAGATGCTCAtggtatttttttctattacattAATTAGTGAATGTTGCATGTAATATATTTTGCCGTAGC from Juglans microcarpa x Juglans regia isolate MS1-56 chromosome 3S, Jm3101_v1.0, whole genome shotgun sequence encodes:
- the LOC121258878 gene encoding homeobox-leucine zipper protein HOX3-like isoform X1, encoding MAVLPSSSSSLELTISMPGFTSSQSLASSEGCAVRDLDINQVPSGGAYLEEEWLTLNMEDDDQDQSSNGGPPQKKLRLTKEQSRLLEESFRQNHTLNPKQKEGLAMQLKLRPRQVEVWFQNRRARSKLKQTEMECENLKRWFGSLTEQNRRLRREVEELRALKVGPPTVISPHMSSKPLLASTLTMCPRCERVTTTSMINKSPTKNVIMTTSTSAPTLSTKVVLVPPLRPRH
- the LOC121258878 gene encoding homeobox-leucine zipper protein HOX3-like isoform X2, whose protein sequence is MAVLPSSSSSLELTISMPGFTSSQSLASSVRDLDINQVPSGGAYLEEEWLTLNMEDDDQDQSSNGGPPQKKLRLTKEQSRLLEESFRQNHTLNPKQKEGLAMQLKLRPRQVEVWFQNRRARSKLKQTEMECENLKRWFGSLTEQNRRLRREVEELRALKVGPPTVISPHMSSKPLLASTLTMCPRCERVTTTSMINKSPTKNVIMTTSTSAPTLSTKVVLVPPLRPRH